The DNA region ATGTCCAGGTGGAGGCTGGTGATGGATGGTGTCCCTCACAGCTCGGTCCTGGGACTGGTGCTCTTTAAGATCTTGGCAGCATCCTCAGCAAGTTTACATGTGGCACCACACTGGGTGGTGCAGCTGACATCCCTGGAGGGTAGGAAGCCTCCAGAGGGAAATTCAACAAGTCCAGGTGCAAGGTAGGTCCAAGCAACCTTAGACACGAGTACAGACCAGGAGAACTTACTGAAAGAAGCCCTGTGGAGATCAGGGGTTGTTTGTGGATGAAGAGCTGGACACGAGTCAACAACGTGGCCTCATAGGCCAGAATGCCACTTGTATCCtgtctgtgggcagcagggcaagggaggggattgtgaGAACCCACCTGCAATGCTGCTGCATCCACCTCTGGGTCCTCAGCTCACCTGTATGAGCAGGTGCAGAGGGGCACAGAGATGATCAGAGGGCATGGAGCACTTCCCTTTGAAGACAACCCAGAGGGTTGGGTtcgttcagcctggagaagagaggcTCCTGGGAGGCCTTACAGCACCTTCTAGGGTCTTAAGGGAGATTACAGATAGGAGGGATTGCACTCTTTGTATGGGcagacaggacaaggggcaatggttTTGAGCTAAAATAAAATAGGTTTAGAatagatgttaggaagaaattcttcactgtgacaGTGGTGAGGCATtagaatgggctgcccagggaagctgtgggtgctccatccctggtgatgtccaaggccaggctgaccaggcccagtgaaaggtgtctctgcccagggggctgggactggatgatctctGAGGTCCCTTCTAAATCAAacctttctatgattctatttcTGAAACTGTTCCAGTTTACTCAAAGTGAGCAGTTTTGTTGCAGGTTTTGTGCACCTAAGAACACAAAGCTGTCTATAACTCACTGCTAACTGCtctagagattttttttatgaaacaaaaccagcccaTCAATGAGGaaaattaatctttatttttttctctaaaagcaGAATCCATTTACATGGTTATTTGTATGGTTTAGAGGTGGTTTTAAGATGTGAATAGTCACATCACAGAAACAGTACAGAACAATCAGTGAGGGAATGAAGAGCCAGTTTGACAACTGCTTTATCAAGTAGCCCCAACATTATTTTTAGCTAATGGTTTTGCCACAGTAGACTTCAGGACAATATTAAAATCTCACCTACTCAACACAAATACAGAGATAATGACTTGGAAAAGAGCTACAAAATACAATTATTGCTGCTGTATCTGCATTGCTTCCTCACAGGATACTCTACTGTATGCTGGGAAAGCAGTTCTTAAATTTCAGTTTCATTAAGAATGTCATTTagataaataaaaagtaatgaACCAGCCAATCTCACATGGTTAATTTATCTGAGAGAAAATCTCACAGGGTTAATTTATctgagaaaaaacccaaaagaaaatgGGTtgttctacaaaaaaaaaaaaaaaagcagagaggtTTTGTTTTATAAGGCAAAGAGTAGATTGTTATAGTTTGAAAAAGAGAGGATGGATGTGCTTAAACATCTAAGTAAATTTGGTTTGTAGGTGTTCCCAAAGCCTGCAAAGGGCAATCCTGGCTGAATGACCTGTCAGCaccagtgaggtctcccctgtGCTTGGCAGGAGGCGGCTCTCAGCTGTGCTCCTCAaggtcccagcccagctgcacttacacacacagctctgacTCAGCTTCTCTCACACCACTGAACCAGCCCACacctctgcttctgctgcagtcAGGTGCAGGTGTTGGTGTTGGGGAGTCTGGGCCCTCCCATGTGTGTGAGGGAACGAGAACTATTGCAATCATTTAGCTTAAAGGGTAGACAGAGCGATGAACACTCCAAGCACAAGTTATGACAACCCTTTAAGACCTGAAAATGGAAggtagaaaattattttaagcacACTGATAACTATGAACCACACATGGTATTTGGTAGTGCCTCTATAAGCATCTGTGAGAGACTTGATATGCACCAGCACATCTCCCTGTACTGCATGGCAAGGAAAACCCAGCACTCTGCAGAATGCTTCCCATGCAAATGTGCATTTCCTAGGTGATAGGGTGCCTAGGTCTGTAGCTTCTGATGAAGCCTTAAGAAATGTATTCTAGAACATCTAAAGATGAAATATGAACATCTCTTGTGTTACTGAGCAAAAGGTTAGCTGGAAAAACCATTTAATACAGGTGATTCTAGGTTCAGTTACATGATTAGCCTAAACAATGTGcccaaacatttttaatttgaacAAAATTCTTAAACTATGCCTCTCTAAAATTTACAAAGTATATAAAACATGTGATTTGACATTTAGAAAACCTCAGCCcttttacagaaaacaaaacaaggccATAGAATTTTAACTTTAAATCTATTGGTTTTTCTTCTCAGCAGTTTTAGTTCCTATGATAAAAAAACTTCAACAAACAGCATTTCACCATGGCCTTATAATGCAAGGAATAAATTAGCGAGTCAcactgtaaataaaaataaataatttctaaggttttttttttaaccgtCTTTTTAATTgcacagtattttaaattttcagtaGCAATGAAAAGTCAGTTGGGTATTTTTCTAAATGctccagagagcaggaaaacatTGTGTCTCATTTTTCAAGCTCTACACATTGAAAACACCTTGGTCAAGCCATCAACTGATAAAGCTGGTAAATGTTTTGGTAGTCTCTTACTGTGGCAAGACGCTGCAGCATCTCTCCCCCAAGGCATTCAGTCCTCCGGCGCTCACCCTGCTGGGGCAAACGCCCCCAGGGTCCCCTTCCAAGTGAGGTACTCTGGTTTACACTGGCAGCTTGGGTATTTCTGGGAAGGTGTTCCCCATCAGCTACAACTTTCACAGCAGAAGTTCATCAACATCTCAGCTACATCCGCCCCTGCCGAGGCTGCAGGAGTCTCCTTCGAGGGCTTCCCCAGCCCCCCTGGCCTTCTCTCTTCAGTGTCACATGAACACATCAGAGCTGCAATGCAGGACCAAGCTACAATTCAGACATACCAAAGAAAATGGGACACCTGGAAAGGTATGACCTTACCTCAGACCATTAGCAGTGTCTTAAACCCACTTGCcaaatatatgtgtgtatatatacaaatatatatatatattacacatatttgaaaaaataaaaaacaacaaagtgATTAATACTGTCATAGCCTGGGTATATTTAGCTCAAAGTTAGTTACCTACAGGACATACTTAAAAACTCTTAAATACTTGCAACATGTTGTTGTATTGAAAACAGTTGTGAGGAGATACCTAATGTATGTGCATTAAAAATACTGTATATCAATATACTAGTACTGATGCAGTTGTAACAGCTTGGGATTTTATCTATAAATACAGAGTTTCTGCTAAGTATCAAAACAACTCTCAAGTACTGAGGACAAAGGGAAGTTTTGCCCTCTTCTTAGCTGAGGGACAGCTCTAACTTGAAGGTACTAAATCCTTCATTGCATCTCTGGCACTCAGCTGGGGCCAAGAGAGCATCACTGAATTAGCTCTGCTATTTAAGGATCATGGGAGGTTACAGCTCAGTTATTTGCATCAATGCAAGTACATAGACAAAGGTAGTATTTGACCAGTATCAATCACTGCATCCATGTTTGTTACTGGTGTACTCTTCAGAAGTTGTTACATATATAGACTGATCTCATTATGGAGATGTTCACACACAATTCCTCCGTtaccacagcaaaacaaaaggaagtaTCAAGGCAAATATTTTGTCCACAGTAAATTTCCTTTACCCAACATAAGCGAGTCTAAGGGGAACTAGCACATCATTGCACAACATTAAAATCCACCAAATTACTCCTGctcttgtatttttaaagcattttcagtGCTTGGGTGCAAAGCACAGAACCTATCACAAGAATTCCTAGGGATCACCACCCTTTGGGGAttcagcactgccctggctgtgtgctgaGGCAATGGACACCGGTAACtcagcctgggcagctcctcacacGGATATCCCAGCGGCCAAGCCTGCTGAGCCCCTGCTCTAGGCCAGACTGTGACATGTgcatggcaggagcagcctggtgcCCACACCAcaggaaaaaccacaaaacactTCTATTACATATGCACCTTTCAGTTCATGCTTAAAGGAATTGAACTTTTGGCAGAAGTAAATACCTACACAAAAAATAAACGTAGAAACCCATTAAAACCACAAACACAATAACTGCATTATTAAAACAGCTGCATCTACACTATGGTGTAGTACTTCAGTGTAATTCAGTTTAACCAAATCTTAGCATACAACTAAGATGAGACCTATTTCCCAGTCCGAACCTCAGCGTCAGCGCTGCATCAATCTCTACATTAAAACATGCTCTACGGATGGTGACCAACCAAATCCAGGGAAAAACTGTTGCCACAGGTGAAGAGGTCTTCTCCCTGAACAGACAACGCAGGACAGATGGTGTAGAGCCCCTCTGGCCATGCCATGGGGACAGGCAATGGCAGAACCTGCAGCGCTCTGGCAGCggaagctgcaggagcaccATGTCCTGAATTGGTTTGCTGAACATGGTTCAGATTATTGGATATGCCTATAGCACAATGCTCTTTAGAAGCATTTACTGTATACCCAAACCCTACTTGCTGCAACACACGGTGTCACACAAGTAGTGAAAATGTCTTCGTATTCAAAAGTGCTTGGACATCATTTTCAGGCAGCATTTTACCTTTATTTTAGTGAGTTCCCACTACAAAGATTTTAGAAGGAAGAAGATGCCAATAgtctatttttttgttttagtatGTGAAATTGAGACAGACACCtaaataaatacctacttttaCTTCCCTAAATCTATTCTATGTCTGAAATCTCTAATTTTTAAATAAGGGATAAAATGTTGCCCAAAAGACTAGTTAAAATTTTACATTTGTGTTTCTAATCTACAAATCAAAATAGTTCTCAGTTAAAAAGATACAATTTGTATCAACAGTAAAAGGTACTTTCTGGTTCTTCAGGGCCTTACTTAAAACTCCAGCAAGTGTACCAAAATTATCAGCTGTAATAGTGTAAACGAGTGacattttttaaacactgaACATCATTGCAATGGATGGAAACCTAAAACTGTTGGACTGATCATGTCATGGAAGTATATCTGACATCAATTGCAAAAcctatttctatttttcatatatatataaaaaagctTAAGAGGTGCTAGTAAAACCCATGACTTTAAACCAGAAATATCCCTTACTAATGCTAAAACAGACTTGGCTTGTCTGTTTCTAAAACTACACTATTTGTGGCAAGAATCAGGCCTACACAATGCAAAAAGCGAAAAACTAACTCCAGGAACACATATGGTATCTTCTCTCCCCACAacccccccctccccagccaaaaaaaaaaaaaaagtttaagttATCATTTTGAGTTACAATATCATTACCATAGTGCAGATAATAAATGTTGCATATCCTGAACACACAAAACCTTTTCAGGCCAGCCTTGATAAATAGCAAGAAAAATCAAACAGTGTCTTAAATACAAAACTTGCATTGAGATaattaaattcatttaaaaacagGTAAATACTTTATGAAAAGCATATTTTATCCAGTACAGTTGTGCAgcaatacaaaagaaaaacatataaAACAACTAAACAGGGCCCTACTGTTTCAGGTCCCCATCTACTGACCAGAGATACACAGAGCTGGGTAACAACACACGGGAACTGAAACAGGGCAGCCTGGCTTGGGGCGGTTCTGAGCATTTGCAGTTTCTCTTAGCTCCCAAGGGGGCTGCAAATTCTCAGTACCTCTGAAAATCAGGCAATAAGGCTTTAAACATAtccataaataattaaaaaaaatatattccccCTCTGTTTGCATCTGATCTTACTAATTGACTGCATCAACAAAAACATGTAACTATTTAGgcaaaacaaagaaagcaaCGAAAAGTGCCATACTATAAATTACCAATATATTGTTACCCATTTCACTGTTAACTGTTAACTTAGTTATTTGTTTCAAAAAATGAAGTCAGTGCTGTAGGAAATCTTTGTTTTCTACAAACAGGTGATTACAGCACAAAAAAGctcacaaaaacaaacaaacatacaTCAGACATACTCGTGGCGGTTTAAAAAGTTCAGAAACTTGGCTTGAAAATTGGCTTGAAAATTCCCTGCCAGAAGTAGCAAAATCCTCATTCTGCAGGTTAATATCTCACAGCCCAAGGATAAGCATCCAGCAAgttaaaaaatgaaactaaaaatcccaacaaaatgtAACAATGATAAGAAAGTGCTGCATATAAACCCCTGATGCACCAAAGATTATAACCAGAgaccacagatttttttttaatatatatatatatattaatttaaacTGGAACATCCTCCAGGTGTGAAAATAgccatttaaaaattttcaaactAGAACACAAAACTTATCTGGTACTTCCAATGCATGGGGCTATACATACAGACTCCATGATACAGTATTTCACATAAACGGATTACTATATAACCTCCTTGCTGAGAAGGAGATCCCAAATGCTATTGTAGCAAACCTCCCTCAGCCTTAGAGCTGAGCTGAAAACTACGAGACACCACAAAGATGCGTCATCTCTCAATAACCTAGCTGAGATTTCTCCACTAAGATGGCAGCAGCGAGCTGCTGAGCGTCCGTCACGTGAGGGTTCTTCTTCATCACCATGCGCACGAGATCGGGGGGGAAGATGTTGCAGAGGTTAATGTAAACCTTCTCCCGGGTGTCTTGGAGCCTTGGGGGGTCTTGCGGGGGGATTCCACAGTAAGGGACGcgccagggctgctcctgctgctcaggaaggCTTTGGAAGGCGAACTGCTCGTAGCACGGCTGCGTGGGGTTGCTGGGCAAGGAGTACGTCTGGCGGTAGCCGTAGGCATCCATGCCGTAACTCTGCCTATCCCAgcctcccagcccttcctggccAGAGTAAGGCTTCCTGTGTCTTAAGGGGGAGTTTTCGTACAGGCGCGAATCTGAGATGCTGTCTATCCTCGTGGACACCAGGGCTCTCCCCAGGTGCAGCGCCTTCGAATGAGGCGAGCTCTGAGGCGCGGAGTACTCGTTGGGACAGCTGGAGCGAGCCCCGACTGCTGCGTGCTGCAGATGCACAGCCATGTACGGGATGGGAGATTTGTGGTGGTGCTTTGGTTCTTCGTGACTGTAGCTCTGCACTCGAGCCAGGGGCTCGTGGTAGCTCTGCAGGAAGGGCTGAGCATTAAGGCGGCCGTGGGCGTGCATGTGCTGGCACTTCAAGTTCTCCTCCAGCTGCGGGTCAGGAGAACTCATGTAGGAGCGGTCGCTGTAACCCACGTAGGAAtcgctgctgccacagctgacGCTCCCCTCGCTGCTGCAGTCGGAAGCTACGGAGCTAATCCGATAATCTGTGTCCAGGGAGAAGCGCCTCTCGGGACTACGCGGTCCCGATATGCTGAGATTTGAATATGCACTCAGCATAGAGTAATACCCTACGTCCACCGGAGACTCACATTTTGGATACTGGTCATAAGGCATTGGTGTTCCATGATTTTTGGTTGCCATCATCACTGTGGGATACTGTCCCTGTGGTCTTTGATCCTGAGGTGGGAAGTGAACTCCGGATGGAAGGCCGTTAGTTAAAGGTGCAGTACTTTGGGGTTTTCCAGCAGAGGAACTTGGTATGCTAACTAAAGAAGGTACAGACCTGGTTTCCAATTTGTTTTTGGTGGGAAGCTTTTCCTCCAAGTCCTGATAGACTTGAGTCCTTATACTAGGATCCGATTGCCTCTTTGGAGCAGCGCGCTTCAGCTCTGAAGTGCCCTCGCTTTTAGTGCTACAGGGAACGCTATTGCTTTTTACCAGTCCTCCTTCACTCGTAGTTTTGGCAGCTGTGCTTCTAGACATGGCACGGAGTTCATCAGCTACGGATCGCTGAGGCTGATTTCCTCTTTCTGGATGATAGTATTTGCATTTGTGTCCATAGGTACATTTCTTCCCTATTAATACAAATAtaatcagattttaaaaacttCAAACAAAATCTGTTAGCCATCAAATAACAGAAATGCCCCTCATTTGAAGTTTTACTGTTGATTTGAAAGATCTTGCAAACAAGATTGGTTTTGTGCAACACAGGGTGTGCTCTAAGAGTTGCTCTCCtgttttgtggggaaaaaagaggtgGTGGCAgtgtcctgcagctggtgctcTGGGAATGCAGACCAACTCTACCAGCCAAGTTTTgagctggatgtggcactgccagggaggcTGTACCTGCTGTGTTGAGCCAAGGCAAtatacagaaagaaaacttaATTGGGAAGTCCCACAGCCATAAGGCCAGCAGGTTTCCGCTCAGTCAAGATGCCTGTAGGAATGCTCAGTAGCTAAACTTCAGATAACTCAATTAATTCTCTGGAAGAAAACCTCAATATTTCATGACACTAGAAACGGGCTTCTGGAACCTGCAGAATTTAGGTGCTGATTTGGATTTATTCTAATGAATGATTAATTAAGTTGCTTCTTTAGTTCAACTGGTagacagaaatgttttttaagTAACACATGAAAAAATCACTCCAGTTTCCACCATCAGCTCAGCATTTCAACCCATCTCAGGCTAAGATAACAATGTTAAAACCAATGTTAAAGCATTTTAAACAGTTTTGGCAGTGTCAAAATAAAGCAGGATGTTGGTCCCCAGTCCCAGTCCATAAAAATTGATGGGTTAAATCAAATTACCATATGGACATGGTTGCTTCTTATGCTCTGGCACAAtaggcttcttcctaagaaAATTGTCCAGACTTGGACCATGGCGGCCAAGAGGATCATCAGGAGGCATAAATCTACAAAGAAAGAACAAAGTATTATGGAAGCAAACAAGCCTTTTCATATTTCTCATGCAATGACCAAGAACCTCATAACTGTGCTACACCATAACCTGCCATCCTGATGTTTTTAAATCCGGGAACCTCAAGAGCAGTTTTGGAAAGCCACCTTTCTGCTGCAGATACTGCCTTGGAGGTGGGTCACAGGAACAGACTGTGTGGACACCTCTAGATTGCTAAGGACACCTCTGGTCCAGCTCAGCTGATGCTTTGTGGCAAAGCAGGGCTGCAAATAACCCATCCCAAAATCAAAAGTAAGGGTGCAATACAGGCAGCCATTTCTTAAAACACCACTACTAGCTTTGCAAAACTGTGCTGATTCTTGCATCAGCATTCAGGCACCTCAACACAAGTGCCTGCTTAGGGGAGCACCGAGTGCCTCCCACTACACAAAGACACCAGCAGGAACTGCAGTGGATCTGTAGGCTGGGGTAGAGTTACTATAGATGGATCTAATCAGACAGTTGAACTACAGACCCCCTGAAGTTCATTCCAATTTGGGTTCTTCTATGACTCTAGGACTTAGGAGTCTAACCACAGGCACTCAGAAATGTTGGTTCAGTATATCAACAGAGCTCGAATATTACACCATAGCATACATCAAATATACATTGATTGACATAcaccaaagaggaaaaaatagcataaaaagacataaaaatgttgctacaaaaacattttcaagtACTTCTGGTAAGAAGATCAAATTTATGATTGACTATTCCTCCTGTTTTCCTACATATACCTAATGATTTGGGTGTAAGATGAAAAATTTGTACAAATCTTCAAACTGTCCTTTCCTCTATTTCAGTGTCACAAGTAAAGACAGAATGACTTACTTGTCATTAACAAAAGAATACATCAACAAGCGTTCATCTATGAACTTCTTCCATTCTGGCTTTTCATTAGCTAGATCCCTGTAGTTATCATTGGAGACAATGATGCCATCTGACTCGAAGGCCAACTTCACTATGAATCGGTCATCGTAGCACACCACCCTTCTCCCCTGCACGCGCCGCGACGGAGTGAACACAAGaatcttttccttctccaatTTACGCAAGATTTCTTGATCTACAAGGAATAAGAATCAAAAGccaaacaagaaagaaaagaaaaaagtttgtttAGTCTCTAAAGATATTAGACTTGAAGAAGAAAATCCAAGCATTTAGGactaaaaatgttttatatgTTATAGTCCACATATGATATCTAAACTTATAGTCAGAAGTCTTCTGCCAATACTTTcaaaaaaccctaaaagcaAATCAAAGCCTCCTGCTCCACACCATTTCTCTAAGACTAACACAGGGAATCTTGTTCATGTTCCTGTGGCTCACAAGAAGAGCCATTTTATCAAAATGCCTGTGCAAAACTCCTCTGGCTAAAGGGGTAATTTTAAACACCACTGAATACAAAGTCTATATCCAAGTACAGCCACAGTTTTTCTGTAACTAAGATCCTTGGTAGAACTCAGCAAGAAACATCTTTTGAAAGAATTCCAGTAGCTCATATTAATGTGACAGTCTCATGAAAGTCTCTGCCCATCAACAGAAGGGGGTACCCACAAGGACTAGAAAACCCATATTCTGTACAAGCAAGCTCTCCGCACATATTAACAGCATTCCCCAGAAAGGCATCTGATGTAATTTTGTAACCAACAGCAAAAATTgtggtggtttgttttggtttggtttttttttttgttaa from Melospiza georgiana isolate bMelGeo1 chromosome 2, bMelGeo1.pri, whole genome shotgun sequence includes:
- the ZC3H12C gene encoding probable ribonuclease ZC3H12C, with the translated sequence MGLKDHLGHDLGHLYVGSTGTQINAIVPWSMAEKPTMDKVNSRKEDREKETSEETSGSSSCDSEESTNSDNDSERLNNSASESHLLPKTHRQLCRSPCLEPHILKRNEILQDFRIEEAQIVPKEVKKPPDVVKEYQTKLEFALKLGYSEEQVQLVLNKLGTDALINDILGELVKLGNKTETDQTVTNANTSVMREASSIESQRSESPLQEDVTEDGDNLRPIVIDGSNVAMSHGNKEVFSCRGIKLAVDWFLERGHKDVTVFVPAWRKEQSRPDALITDQEILRKLEKEKILVFTPSRRVQGRRVVCYDDRFIVKLAFESDGIIVSNDNYRDLANEKPEWKKFIDERLLMYSFVNDKFMPPDDPLGRHGPSLDNFLRKKPIVPEHKKQPCPYGKKCTYGHKCKYYHPERGNQPQRSVADELRAMSRSTAAKTTSEGGLVKSNSVPCSTKSEGTSELKRAAPKRQSDPSIRTQVYQDLEEKLPTKNKLETRSVPSLVSIPSSSAGKPQSTAPLTNGLPSGVHFPPQDQRPQGQYPTVMMATKNHGTPMPYDQYPKCESPVDVGYYSMLSAYSNLSISGPRSPERRFSLDTDYRISSVASDCSSEGSVSCGSSDSYVGYSDRSYMSSPDPQLEENLKCQHMHAHGRLNAQPFLQSYHEPLARVQSYSHEEPKHHHKSPIPYMAVHLQHAAVGARSSCPNEYSAPQSSPHSKALHLGRALVSTRIDSISDSRLYENSPLRHRKPYSGQEGLGGWDRQSYGMDAYGYRQTYSLPSNPTQPCYEQFAFQSLPEQQEQPWRVPYCGIPPQDPPRLQDTREKVYINLCNIFPPDLVRMVMKKNPHVTDAQQLAAAILVEKSQLGY